A single genomic interval of Eleutherodactylus coqui strain aEleCoq1 chromosome 3, aEleCoq1.hap1, whole genome shotgun sequence harbors:
- the LOC136619928 gene encoding protein kinase C delta type-like, translating to MCGSLDINHVRFYTAEIACGLQFLHQRSIVHRDIKPDNIMLDRSGHIRLIDLGLAQDGVTSSNKISGVTGTLQFMAPEVLLEEDYDTAVDWWSLGIVVSWMAAGQSPFYYGSIRRKVIKAITRKEPKFPPWLDADVKHLLERLLRKKPEERLGVYRNIRGHQFFDTIDWEVLELKRARPPFKPFREVLENRDMLWLEDKTPLHPIDGLSYTSPSWTRMMRRIRL from the exons atgtgcggcagcttggacatcaaccatgtgag attctacacagcggagatagcatgcggtcttcagttcctgcatcaacgcagcatcgtccatcg tgacataaagccagacaacatcatgctggacagatctggacacatccgcctgattgacctggggctggcccaagacggtgtcacctcgtctaacaagatcagtggagtgacgggcacacttcaattcatggccccagaagtgcttcttgaagaagactacgacacagcagtcgactggtggagcctgggaattgtcgtatcctggatggcggcaggacagtcccctttctattacggctccatcaggagaaaagtcatcaaagccatcaccagaaaggagccaaaattcccaccttggcttgatgctgatgtgaagcatcttctggagagactgctacgtaagaagcctgaggagaggctgggtgtctacaggaacatccgaggtcaccagttcttcgacaccatagattgggaggtgctggaacttaaaagagcacggccaccattcaaaccattcagggaagttttggagaatcgggacatgctgtggctggaggataagacaccccttcacccgatagacggattatcgtacacttcaccaagttggacccg gatgatgagaagaatccgattgtga